One part of the Hydrogenobacter sp. T-2 genome encodes these proteins:
- a CDS encoding DUF302 domain-containing protein has translation MLKFLLFLLLPLFTFAMDPIRVMYITYNLKERDFKAGVESVRKSMEAQGLKVLRTLTISDAIRARGNETFRNYYVVFGCEFDGMGDILLKAPALSNIVPCSVAVYEERGRVRATVVNHQVFLTQYRNNLTLSERREISQVYRRLHSALASVSTNKPAIPQVPAMKEDLVHEDVVEDLDFDTFKTLYKTALDGVNMNILDIMDIREDSPKFSIFLACNLSYGEAILKDIPQFGTLAPCRVYLYEKDGKVITGYINIPFLLRSYGRHLSKENAEIFRRADQDIKQALKEAKGE, from the coding sequence ATGCTGAAGTTTCTCCTTTTCCTCCTCCTGCCTCTTTTTACCTTTGCTATGGACCCTATAAGAGTGATGTATATTACCTATAACCTTAAGGAGAGGGATTTCAAAGCAGGAGTAGAGTCTGTAAGAAAAAGCATGGAGGCTCAAGGTCTAAAGGTATTGAGAACTCTTACCATTTCTGACGCCATAAGAGCGAGAGGAAACGAAACTTTCAGAAACTACTACGTTGTCTTCGGGTGCGAGTTTGATGGTATGGGAGACATTCTCCTCAAAGCACCAGCCCTTAGCAATATAGTCCCATGTAGTGTGGCGGTTTACGAAGAAAGAGGTAGGGTAAGGGCAACGGTGGTAAATCATCAGGTCTTTTTAACTCAATACAGAAACAACCTAACTCTATCTGAAAGAAGGGAGATAAGTCAAGTATATCGCAGGCTTCATTCAGCCCTTGCTTCTGTAAGCACCAACAAGCCAGCAATCCCTCAAGTCCCTGCCATGAAAGAAGACCTCGTCCACGAGGATGTAGTAGAGGATCTTGACTTTGACACCTTTAAGACCCTCTACAAAACAGCCCTTGATGGTGTGAATATGAACATCTTAGACATAATGGATATAAGAGAGGATAGTCCGAAGTTTTCCATATTCCTTGCATGTAATCTTAGCTACGGTGAAGCCATACTCAAGGATATACCTCAATTTGGGACTCTCGCACCCTGTAGAGTGTATCTATACGAAAAGGATGGAAAAGTTATTACTGGCTACATAAACATACCCTTCCTGCTTAGAAGCTATGGAAGGCACCTTAGCAAGGAAAACGCAGAGATATTCCGCAGGGCAGACCAAGACATAAAGCAGGCTCTCAAGGAGGCAAAGGGTGAGTAA
- a CDS encoding tetratricopeptide repeat protein, which yields MKSSEVRGTGPIVYRLDLLAKKILVLMMVFLLSFSTEMERENIRLAQAYFHRGYIEYQQGNYPDAIAVFSRAFLADRSGYYGELSYLYIGISYAKQSYRTGKRGGVLSAIAYLNMYPYYYKNPTYLFLQREFIGDAYLLLGFYDRAKDVFFNLYRDTNREDYLLKFLYADSLSKGLNSQLLDSIDPETLVEGKYLYHLVKGFYAFNVSRYPEALRELSEARTLNRYLEDDPEFLYRYAVSSYMEKDWRSAAFYFEQLDRKDIYRKYLDSVNYYLALIYLMSGNYADAKRRVMNISSSGGLKASLLFSQLWLYPEFLEKYAKELGDYKRILQNISWTYLNSVYSNPAILGLYYYTLKEKRIQDPDILRLKRLSLPKEIIFEDIRIETGPMVSALGNLMSGLNPYVEDAGFLLSLYKVNPDNYTLLFGYEKLARAVVYLGDTTLKNIPERLEEPLRSFLLGQLLLLEGSEEGLRMIESYLQGLTGEDRLEALFIRGIYRKDIRLLEGLVEQELPQRVLPYLEPSLLELGDFYYSRGQYEKAKSYYRRYLEIAEESDLYWLTAYKLAKSGELTGDEETIQWVVKMAQGKDNIISRVIIILWG from the coding sequence TTGAAGAGTTCCGAAGTGCGTGGCACAGGTCCTATAGTCTACAGGCTTGACCTGCTTGCAAAGAAGATTCTTGTGCTTATGATGGTATTTTTGCTCTCTTTTTCTACGGAGATGGAGAGGGAGAACATAAGGCTCGCTCAAGCCTACTTTCATAGAGGATATATAGAATATCAACAGGGAAATTATCCTGATGCAATAGCCGTGTTTAGCAGAGCTTTTCTTGCGGATAGATCAGGATACTACGGTGAACTTTCTTATCTTTACATAGGTATATCCTACGCAAAGCAGTCCTATAGAACGGGTAAAAGGGGAGGTGTTCTTTCCGCAATAGCCTATCTTAACATGTATCCTTACTACTACAAAAATCCTACTTACCTTTTCCTTCAAAGAGAGTTCATAGGTGACGCATACCTTCTTCTTGGCTTTTACGACAGGGCAAAGGATGTGTTTTTTAACCTCTACAGAGATACGAATAGAGAGGATTACCTTTTAAAGTTCCTCTATGCGGACTCACTCTCAAAAGGGTTAAATAGCCAGCTTCTTGACAGTATAGACCCAGAAACTCTTGTAGAAGGGAAATACCTTTACCATCTTGTTAAGGGCTTTTACGCCTTCAATGTAAGCAGGTATCCTGAGGCTCTAAGAGAACTCTCTGAAGCTCGCACTCTTAATAGATATTTAGAGGATGACCCTGAATTTCTATACAGGTATGCGGTGAGTAGCTATATGGAAAAGGACTGGAGATCTGCGGCATTTTACTTTGAACAGCTTGATAGAAAGGATATATACAGAAAATATTTGGACTCTGTCAACTACTATCTTGCTCTTATATATCTTATGAGCGGAAATTATGCGGATGCAAAAAGAAGGGTCATGAATATATCAAGCTCTGGAGGCTTAAAGGCGAGCTTACTTTTCTCGCAACTCTGGCTTTATCCAGAATTTTTAGAAAAGTATGCTAAGGAATTAGGAGATTATAAAAGGATTTTGCAAAACATCTCTTGGACCTATTTAAACAGTGTTTACTCCAACCCTGCAATACTTGGACTTTATTACTACACTCTTAAAGAAAAAAGGATACAAGACCCAGACATTTTAAGGCTCAAAAGGCTCAGCTTGCCTAAAGAAATCATCTTTGAAGATATAAGAATAGAAACTGGACCTATGGTGTCCGCGCTGGGAAATCTCATGTCCGGATTGAACCCTTACGTTGAGGATGCGGGCTTTTTGCTAAGTCTATACAAGGTAAACCCAGACAATTATACTCTTCTCTTTGGCTATGAAAAGCTCGCAAGGGCTGTGGTTTATCTTGGAGACACTACGCTTAAAAACATTCCTGAGAGGTTAGAAGAACCACTAAGGAGCTTTCTTTTAGGTCAGCTCTTGCTCCTTGAAGGGTCAGAGGAGGGTTTGAGAATGATTGAATCCTACTTGCAAGGACTTACTGGCGAAGATAGGTTGGAAGCTCTTTTTATCAGGGGTATATACAGAAAAGACATAAGACTCCTTGAAGGTCTTGTTGAACAAGAGCTTCCACAAAGGGTTCTACCCTACTTAGAGCCTTCTCTCTTAGAGTTGGGGGACTTCTATTATAGTAGAGGGCAATATGAGAAGGCAAAGTCTTACTACAGGAGATATTTGGAGATAGCAGAGGAAAGCGACCTTTACTGGCTTACCGCCTATAAACTGGCAAAGTCTGGTGAATTAACCGGGGACGAAGAGACTATACAATGGGTCGTAAAAATGGCTCAAGGGAAAGATAATATTATAAGCAGGGTTATAATTATTCTATGGGGGTGA
- the flgC gene encoding flagellar basal body rod protein FlgC, with protein sequence MMDLFRTFDVSASGMQAQRIRFNTIASNLANFESYKANGEPFRKLEPVFEAVQTEESLQKGYIPVRVREIRESNEPFKLVFDPTNPRADAEGFIRLPNVELVKEMADMISAMRSYEANLNAFKTTREMAQRTLELWR encoded by the coding sequence ATGATGGACCTTTTTAGAACCTTTGATGTGTCTGCAAGTGGAATGCAAGCTCAAAGAATAAGGTTTAACACCATAGCCAGTAACTTGGCAAACTTTGAATCCTACAAGGCAAACGGTGAACCCTTCAGAAAGTTAGAGCCAGTTTTTGAAGCGGTGCAAACAGAGGAAAGTCTACAGAAGGGTTATATACCTGTAAGAGTCAGGGAGATAAGGGAATCCAACGAGCCTTTTAAACTTGTCTTTGACCCTACAAACCCAAGGGCGGATGCAGAGGGCTTTATAAGATTGCCCAACGTAGAGCTGGTCAAAGAGATGGCGGATATGATATCTGCTATGAGGAGCTATGAGGCAAACCTAAACGCCTTCAAAACAACAAGAGAAATGGCACAAAGGACCCTTGAGCTATGGAGATAA
- a CDS encoding MBL fold metallo-hydrolase has product MSKLIALIILSLPLLSYTYPKHVKETLRELSPNVFGVFGVYEQVNKQNRGFISNAYFVVTKDGVFVIDALSTYILGRELVETIRTKTRLPIKYVLITHYHTDHFYGVKALKEAGAVIIAHPWSYSYLADDASKRMFNARLEILGEELLKGTELIGPDITTSSSMVIRLGDELFEIHHWCKAHTDGDLVVWMPKRKILFAGDLVFGGRVPFLGSGNSRTWLLCLEKIKELSPEILLPGHGEPLYGKEDISKQVGWTMNYIKDIRSVVKKLYEGGYSVEEVRDKANEEMLKINPEYSQLSVFFEVNPVNAYYLYFEIEREILEEQR; this is encoded by the coding sequence GTGAGTAAGCTAATCGCCTTAATCATCCTTTCCCTACCACTGCTTTCCTATACCTATCCAAAGCACGTCAAGGAAACTTTGCGAGAGCTTTCACCCAATGTTTTTGGAGTTTTTGGAGTTTACGAGCAGGTAAACAAGCAAAACAGAGGCTTTATATCTAACGCCTACTTCGTAGTAACCAAGGATGGCGTATTCGTTATAGATGCCCTAAGCACTTACATACTTGGAAGGGAGCTTGTGGAGACCATAAGAACAAAAACAAGACTTCCCATAAAATATGTTCTTATCACCCATTATCACACAGACCACTTCTACGGAGTGAAGGCTCTAAAGGAAGCTGGTGCTGTAATAATAGCACATCCATGGTCTTACAGCTATCTTGCGGATGATGCTTCTAAAAGGATGTTCAATGCTAGGCTTGAAATCTTAGGTGAAGAGCTTCTTAAAGGAACAGAACTTATAGGACCGGACATAACTACATCCAGTAGTATGGTAATAAGATTAGGTGATGAGCTCTTTGAAATACACCATTGGTGTAAGGCTCATACGGATGGAGATCTTGTAGTTTGGATGCCAAAGAGAAAGATACTCTTTGCAGGAGACCTCGTTTTTGGAGGACGTGTCCCCTTCTTAGGCTCTGGTAATTCCCGCACATGGCTACTTTGCCTTGAGAAGATAAAGGAGCTTTCTCCAGAAATACTCCTTCCAGGACATGGTGAACCGCTCTATGGTAAAGAGGATATAAGTAAACAGGTAGGCTGGACGATGAATTATATAAAGGACATAAGGTCAGTGGTAAAAAAGTTATATGAGGGAGGCTACAGTGTGGAGGAAGTAAGGGACAAAGCTAACGAGGAGATGCTTAAGATAAACCCAGAATACTCACAGCTTTCAGTATTCTTTGAGGTTAATCCAGTGAACGCCTACTATCTTTACTTTGAGATAGAGAGGGAGATTTTAGAGGAACAAAGATAG
- the soxX gene encoding sulfur oxidation c-type cytochrome SoxX → MKKVLILAGISALLTGAVVEAQQRKSQPQRQQAIKQEEVMQVLKSSFSSDPRFTWKIQQDEAQRICSQYPSREQMPAQAIQRVIQLSQAEIRYPQWGIYMGDWKEGKKLVDSPRGGRFASYGFSDRPTDRGGNCYACHLIEKGVPGGTMGPNLYRYGERWGITKENLNSPETVEKIKAVYNIIYNSWSAFPCSSMPRFGYHGSLSPEDVANIVAYLLHPESPVNK, encoded by the coding sequence ATGAAAAAGGTTCTAATCCTTGCAGGTATTTCAGCCCTTTTAACAGGTGCTGTGGTTGAAGCCCAACAAAGAAAAAGTCAACCACAAAGACAACAAGCGATAAAACAGGAAGAAGTAATGCAGGTCTTAAAATCCAGTTTTTCTTCAGACCCAAGGTTTACATGGAAAATACAGCAAGACGAAGCTCAGAGAATATGCTCTCAGTATCCCAGCAGGGAACAGATGCCAGCACAGGCTATACAAAGGGTTATCCAGCTAAGCCAAGCGGAGATAAGGTATCCTCAATGGGGAATATATATGGGTGATTGGAAAGAAGGTAAGAAACTGGTGGACTCTCCAAGAGGTGGAAGGTTTGCAAGCTATGGATTCTCTGACAGACCCACCGATAGGGGCGGAAACTGTTATGCTTGCCACCTTATAGAAAAGGGTGTTCCTGGTGGGACAATGGGACCCAATCTTTACCGGTATGGTGAAAGGTGGGGTATAACAAAGGAAAATCTAAACAGCCCAGAAACGGTTGAAAAGATAAAGGCGGTTTATAACATAATATATAATTCTTGGTCTGCTTTTCCTTGCTCCTCTATGCCGAGGTTTGGCTATCACGGAAGCCTCTCTCCCGAAGATGTGGCAAATATAGTTGCCTATCTTCTCCATCCAGAATCTCCTGTAAACAAATAA
- the soxA gene encoding sulfur oxidation c-type cytochrome SoxA, with protein sequence MRKKALLAVFTAGAIAGGLLSTKAFAQVEGELSPEEEIRLVQEFNRMLAEGINPGEIWYEVGKEAIKKYNLDKCDLGLGPGVFKGAAAQLPRYFPDAKKVMDLETRVGWCLQQHAGMTQEQVLNFVRQCWGKTGNCVSEYDGIIMYLTMESNGQKINVNLRDPNVKRMYDIGKQIYYARLGPWDFNCATCHAGKQEVRIRATKLWSMDRPGEVGSAVSIFPKYLVRWGLPMTMHYRYSECMRQMRWPEFIPHSDLGVALSTYLYGSANGTEIKAPGIGR encoded by the coding sequence ATGAGAAAGAAAGCACTTCTGGCAGTGTTTACCGCCGGTGCTATCGCCGGTGGGCTTTTGTCTACAAAGGCTTTTGCTCAGGTTGAAGGAGAACTTTCTCCAGAAGAGGAAATCAGGCTCGTCCAAGAGTTCAATAGAATGCTCGCAGAAGGTATAAACCCCGGTGAAATATGGTATGAGGTGGGTAAAGAAGCCATAAAGAAGTATAACCTTGACAAGTGCGACCTTGGTCTTGGTCCTGGTGTTTTCAAAGGTGCTGCAGCACAACTTCCCAGATATTTCCCCGACGCAAAAAAGGTGATGGACCTTGAAACAAGAGTAGGATGGTGTCTACAACAGCACGCAGGAATGACACAGGAGCAGGTTCTCAATTTTGTGCGTCAATGCTGGGGTAAAACAGGTAACTGTGTGAGCGAATACGATGGAATAATTATGTATCTCACCATGGAATCCAATGGGCAGAAAATAAATGTAAACCTCAGAGACCCAAACGTCAAAAGGATGTATGATATAGGTAAGCAAATTTACTACGCAAGGCTTGGACCTTGGGACTTTAACTGTGCGACCTGTCATGCGGGTAAACAAGAGGTAAGAATAAGAGCAACGAAACTTTGGAGCATGGATAGACCTGGTGAAGTAGGCAGTGCGGTTTCCATCTTTCCGAAATATCTGGTTAGGTGGGGTCTTCCCATGACTATGCATTACAGATATTCGGAGTGTATGCGTCAGATGAGATGGCCAGAGTTTATACCCCACTCTGACCTTGGAGTAGCACTTTCTACATATCTCTATGGCTCTGCCAACGGCACAGAGATAAAAGCACCAGGAATAGGGAGGTGA
- the lipA gene encoding lipoyl synthase — MKPILELSKTHEIKKLLRSLRLHTVCEESRCPNIGECFGSGTATFMIMGDTCTRACSFCNLQRGKPLPPDPEEPYKLLHAVKTLKLSYVVLTSPTRDDLSDGGASYFAKCVRVLKENIVGIKVEVLVPDFKGDTQALSKVLSSEPDVLAHNVETVPRLYDPVRAGSKYERSLSLLRFSKELAPHILTKSALVLGFGESLEEIIQVMKDLRAVGCDLLTIGQYYQPSKEHHPVVKYYTEEEFKTLEELAYSLGFKKVASGPNVRSSYKAIELSLFL; from the coding sequence ATGAAGCCCATATTAGAGCTATCAAAGACCCACGAGATTAAAAAACTGCTGAGAAGTTTAAGACTACACACAGTTTGCGAAGAGTCGCGATGTCCTAACATAGGAGAGTGTTTTGGCTCTGGCACTGCAACCTTTATGATAATGGGAGATACATGCACGAGAGCTTGTAGCTTCTGCAATCTACAAAGAGGAAAGCCCTTACCCCCTGACCCAGAAGAGCCCTATAAACTACTGCATGCGGTCAAAACCCTTAAGCTAAGCTACGTGGTGTTAACATCTCCCACAAGAGACGACCTATCAGACGGTGGTGCAAGTTATTTTGCAAAGTGCGTAAGAGTCCTGAAGGAAAACATAGTGGGTATAAAGGTAGAAGTGCTTGTGCCAGACTTTAAAGGCGATACTCAAGCCCTTTCAAAAGTGCTATCCTCCGAACCGGACGTGCTTGCACATAATGTGGAGACTGTGCCAAGGCTCTATGACCCTGTAAGGGCTGGGTCTAAGTATGAGAGAAGTCTTTCACTGCTGAGGTTTTCAAAAGAGCTCGCTCCTCATATACTTACGAAGTCCGCACTGGTGCTCGGCTTTGGAGAAAGTCTTGAAGAGATAATCCAAGTTATGAAAGACCTTAGGGCAGTGGGTTGCGACCTTTTAACCATAGGTCAATATTACCAGCCTTCAAAAGAACACCATCCAGTGGTTAAATACTACACAGAGGAGGAGTTCAAAACCCTTGAAGAGCTGGCATACAGTTTAGGTTTTAAAAAAGTGGCAAGCGGACCTAATGTGAGAAGCTCCTACAAAGCTATAGAACTATCTTTGTTCCTCTAA
- the flgB gene encoding flagellar basal body rod protein FlgB, producing the protein MDIFKGADKIMPYLNYAWKRHKIILSNIANADTPNYRTKEVAFNLAEDSNLRVTRLKHIKPAGSEDFKVFEVRKRLIGNDLNDVSLEEEMAKLSQNRIAYEVYMKFATGSLEKLNNIIKEGRQ; encoded by the coding sequence ATGGATATTTTCAAGGGGGCGGACAAGATAATGCCTTATCTTAACTACGCATGGAAAAGGCATAAGATAATTCTTAGCAACATTGCCAATGCGGACACACCCAATTACAGAACCAAGGAGGTTGCCTTTAATCTCGCAGAGGACAGCAACTTAAGGGTTACACGTCTAAAACACATAAAGCCAGCAGGCTCTGAAGATTTTAAAGTTTTTGAAGTCAGAAAACGGCTCATAGGCAATGACCTTAACGATGTGAGTCTTGAGGAAGAAATGGCAAAGCTCAGCCAAAATAGGATAGCCTATGAGGTCTATATGAAATTTGCCACCGGAAGTCTTGAGAAGCTAAACAATATAATAAAGGAGGGTAGGCAATGA
- the fliE gene encoding flagellar hook-basal body complex protein FliE, which yields MEIKAIEGILGQRLTQQKSNKGDFLQELGRFVQWVNKEQQKAESIKEAVLKGADIPLHQMVVELEKAKTALNLLIQLRNKLLEAFQELNRMQV from the coding sequence ATGGAGATAAAGGCTATAGAAGGTATTTTAGGGCAGAGGCTAACCCAACAAAAGAGCAATAAGGGAGATTTTCTGCAAGAGCTTGGCAGATTTGTCCAGTGGGTCAACAAGGAACAACAGAAAGCAGAAAGCATAAAGGAAGCTGTCCTTAAGGGTGCGGACATACCTCTCCATCAGATGGTGGTGGAGCTTGAGAAGGCTAAAACAGCCCTTAACCTCCTTATTCAACTAAGAAACAAGTTACTTGAAGCCTTCCAAGAGCTAAATAGAATGCAGGTATAA
- the soxB gene encoding thiosulfohydrolase SoxB: MAFNRREFLGYSALALSALAFAPEAFARKPVSFEKLMEFKPYGNLTLVFISDFHGHLKPMYFAEPMNLLAPEPLRGTPGYLAGMDFLKFYNIKPGSVEAYMGSCVSFIRLARRYGMTGGGPQVATVIKTIVNERGKDKCLVLDGGDTWATSGIAVKTDGMAIVDWMNYVGFDYMVAHWDVTVGKEKFLDIVKNKLKAKFISYNITEEPFGDLVFPPYDVVEKNGVKVGIIGSSFPFTPLANPRVYTEGWSFGVRPEELQKYVNELRENHKVDLVILLSHDGLPLDIALMKMVKGIDIVISGHTHDITPTPVRVGDTLIISPGSHGKFVGRMDLDVRNGKLQGYRFKLIPVLSDVVPEDRGAKDLVKKWYEPYEKEFNTVIGTANTILYKRDTVFSTWDRLIGEALADYYHGVDAVMSLDVGTSPGFRWGTTVLPGQKITVEHVYDVLGMTYPEVFIMKRKGRDLLVLWEDVADNVFNPNPLYQQGGDMSRIYGVEYELKINARQGERIRNVKIKGKPIDMDKEYVVAVYGGPPPMGVEPEKKNIRDIVVDYIRKKKNIEVDRRPNVKVLDHPYNTDCYWR; the protein is encoded by the coding sequence ATGGCTTTTAACAGGAGGGAATTTCTTGGATACTCCGCATTAGCTCTCTCTGCTTTAGCCTTTGCTCCAGAAGCCTTTGCGAGAAAACCTGTGAGCTTTGAAAAACTTATGGAATTCAAGCCCTATGGCAACCTTACCCTCGTATTCATATCGGACTTTCACGGACATCTCAAGCCTATGTATTTTGCAGAACCTATGAATCTATTGGCTCCGGAACCTTTAAGGGGGACTCCCGGATATCTTGCAGGCATGGACTTTTTGAAGTTTTACAACATAAAACCGGGATCTGTAGAAGCCTACATGGGTTCTTGTGTGAGCTTTATAAGGTTGGCAAGACGGTATGGTATGACCGGTGGTGGACCTCAGGTTGCCACTGTAATAAAGACCATAGTCAACGAAAGGGGGAAGGATAAATGTCTTGTGCTTGACGGTGGAGACACTTGGGCAACTTCTGGCATTGCAGTCAAAACTGATGGTATGGCAATAGTGGATTGGATGAACTATGTGGGCTTTGATTACATGGTCGCTCACTGGGATGTAACCGTAGGCAAAGAAAAGTTCTTAGACATAGTCAAAAATAAACTAAAAGCAAAGTTTATCTCCTACAACATAACCGAAGAGCCCTTTGGAGACCTCGTTTTTCCACCTTACGATGTGGTAGAGAAAAATGGAGTGAAGGTAGGTATAATAGGAAGCTCTTTTCCATTTACTCCCCTTGCAAACCCAAGAGTATACACGGAGGGTTGGAGCTTTGGCGTAAGACCTGAGGAGCTTCAAAAGTATGTCAACGAGCTTAGGGAAAACCACAAAGTAGACCTTGTTATACTGCTTTCTCACGATGGTCTTCCTCTTGATATAGCCCTAATGAAGATGGTCAAGGGTATTGACATAGTCATATCTGGGCATACTCACGATATAACTCCAACTCCTGTCAGAGTGGGAGATACGCTTATTATATCACCCGGCTCGCATGGGAAGTTTGTGGGAAGGATGGACTTAGATGTAAGAAATGGAAAACTTCAAGGATACAGGTTTAAGCTCATACCAGTGCTTTCTGATGTGGTTCCAGAGGATAGGGGTGCAAAGGATTTAGTGAAAAAGTGGTATGAGCCCTATGAAAAGGAGTTCAACACGGTAATAGGCACAGCTAATACGATACTCTACAAGAGAGATACTGTCTTTAGCACGTGGGACAGGCTTATAGGCGAAGCTCTTGCGGACTATTATCATGGTGTGGACGCGGTTATGTCTTTGGATGTGGGCACATCCCCGGGCTTTAGATGGGGAACTACTGTCCTCCCAGGTCAGAAGATAACTGTGGAGCATGTTTACGATGTGCTTGGCATGACCTATCCTGAGGTCTTTATTATGAAGAGAAAGGGAAGAGACCTCCTCGTGTTGTGGGAGGATGTGGCGGACAATGTTTTTAACCCTAACCCCCTCTATCAGCAAGGTGGAGACATGTCAAGGATATACGGTGTGGAATACGAGCTAAAAATAAACGCAAGGCAAGGTGAAAGGATAAGAAACGTAAAGATAAAGGGTAAGCCTATAGATATGGACAAGGAATACGTAGTTGCGGTCTACGGAGGACCACCTCCAATGGGAGTTGAGCCTGAAAAGAAGAACATAAGGGACATAGTGGTAGACTACATAAGGAAAAAGAAAAACATTGAAGTAGACAGAAGACCCAATGTAAAGGTGCTTGACCATCCATACAATACAGACTGCTACTGGAGGTAA
- the tgt gene encoding tRNA guanosine(34) transglycosylase Tgt, which produces MFSFRVIKSDGKARLGELITPHGKIHTPVFMPVGTQGTVKAMLHKDLIEIGTQIILGNTYHLYLRPGVEIIKEAGGLHAFIGWDKPILTDSGGFQVFSLSRGRGDGKSRVRVRDEGVEFRDHLAGDLHFFTPEKVIEIQEAFGSDIIMPLDECVEYPTTYAYAKTAVDRTIDWLDRSIRAKRREDQVLFGIVQGAFFEELRVESALRTVERDLFGYAIGGLSVGEPKEIMYDMTELVCQYLPWEKPRYLMGVGMPEDIIEAVARGVDMFDCVAPTRMARTGTLFTSRGKINIRNEKYKKDFSSPDPECDCYTCRNFTKAYLRHLFNVEEISAYILNTIHNLRFYHRLMENIRKAIEEGRFEEFRSAWHRSYSLQA; this is translated from the coding sequence ATGTTTTCCTTTAGGGTTATAAAATCTGACGGAAAGGCAAGGCTTGGAGAACTCATAACACCGCACGGTAAAATACACACGCCAGTCTTTATGCCTGTTGGCACTCAGGGAACAGTAAAGGCTATGCTCCACAAAGACCTTATAGAGATAGGCACTCAGATTATATTGGGAAATACTTATCACCTATACCTAAGACCGGGTGTAGAGATAATAAAGGAAGCAGGTGGGCTTCATGCCTTTATAGGTTGGGACAAGCCTATCTTGACAGATAGTGGAGGTTTTCAGGTCTTTTCTCTTTCACGAGGAAGGGGAGATGGAAAGTCAAGGGTAAGGGTCAGAGACGAAGGGGTGGAGTTTAGAGACCACCTTGCGGGAGACCTTCACTTCTTTACTCCAGAAAAGGTTATAGAAATTCAAGAAGCCTTTGGCTCTGACATCATTATGCCTCTTGATGAGTGCGTGGAGTATCCTACCACTTACGCCTACGCAAAGACTGCAGTTGATAGAACTATAGACTGGCTTGACAGGAGCATAAGGGCTAAGAGGAGGGAAGACCAGGTGCTTTTTGGAATAGTGCAGGGTGCTTTTTTTGAGGAGCTTAGGGTAGAGTCTGCTCTTAGAACTGTAGAAAGAGACCTCTTTGGCTATGCTATCGGCGGGCTTTCTGTGGGCGAGCCAAAGGAAATCATGTATGACATGACCGAGCTTGTGTGCCAATACCTTCCATGGGAAAAACCCAGATATCTTATGGGGGTAGGTATGCCTGAGGATATAATTGAAGCGGTGGCAAGAGGGGTAGACATGTTTGACTGCGTGGCACCCACACGCATGGCAAGGACTGGAACGCTCTTTACCTCAAGGGGAAAGATAAACATACGCAACGAAAAATATAAAAAGGACTTTTCTTCACCAGACCCAGAGTGTGATTGTTATACTTGCAGGAACTTCACTAAAGCCTATCTTAGACATCTCTTTAATGTGGAAGAGATATCCGCTTACATACTCAACACCATTCACAACCTTCGCTTTTACCATAGGCTAATGGAGAACATAAGAAAAGCCATAGAGGAGGGCAGGTTTGAAGAGTTCCGAAGTGCGTGGCACAGGTCCTATAGTCTACAGGCTTGA
- the soxZ gene encoding thiosulfate oxidation carrier complex protein SoxZ, whose translation MAVGTGILRVPREAKKGEVVRVQMVITHPMTPPRKDPQTGQEVPAYTLTKLELFFNDKPVSTVNMGAGVSANPFMAFTLRVEDSGVVKIVYEDNKGGKWERTAEIKVS comes from the coding sequence ACTGGCATACTTCGTGTGCCAAGAGAAGCAAAGAAGGGAGAAGTTGTAAGGGTGCAGATGGTTATAACCCATCCCATGACACCACCAAGGAAAGACCCACAGACAGGACAGGAAGTGCCTGCTTATACTTTGACCAAACTTGAGCTTTTCTTTAACGATAAGCCTGTAAGCACTGTGAACATGGGTGCTGGTGTGAGTGCAAATCCCTTTATGGCTTTTACTCTAAGGGTGGAGGACAGTGGTGTTGTGAAGATAGTTTATGAGGACAATAAGGGTGGTAAGTGGGAGAGAACTGCGGAGATAAAGGTTTCTTAA